From the Nitrospirota bacterium genome, one window contains:
- a CDS encoding NifU family protein, with translation MLDKVQAAIEKIRPALQMDGGDVELVAVEEGGVVKIRLQGACTVCPSIGMTLQYAIEKSIKENIPEVTRVVNLEPRAENHA, from the coding sequence ATGCTCGACAAAGTGCAGGCAGCGATCGAAAAGATCCGACCGGCGCTGCAGATGGACGGCGGCGATGTCGAACTCGTTGCCGTGGAAGAAGGCGGTGTAGTGAAAATACGGCTTCAAGGCGCGTGTACGGTGTGCCCCAGCATCGGGATGACGCTGCAATACGCCATCGAGAAGAGCATCAAGGAAAACATCCCGGAGGTCACCCGCGTGGTGAATCTCGAACCCAGAGCGGAGAATCATGCCTGA